The proteins below are encoded in one region of Lactuca sativa cultivar Salinas chromosome 3, Lsat_Salinas_v11, whole genome shotgun sequence:
- the LOC128132872 gene encoding flocculation protein FLO11-like, protein MAQKPKASSLSDSDFVPSDGDQEKSAEGEDVENEGSPRGNTPPRSPTPEVELNESVPTPPPSPTHTTMPVFLAPISPPISTQPASTSPLPPPVSTFPISTAPLPPPTIFQVTTTTTTEPLARVNVSDMGAPTVGTETPITPKPLSPSSSTDSEPILSGDNFDFDSTYYSPYRLQSEDEDDAPVVIKDFLDTALQQYSASIDKSRKAMDASTSSCKKATADVIELIHDSKVFFESLKGHTNSNASKVNATVDSLSKLLQEENTKFDSVRSRFQVDHTTFLSSVNTCLDKL, encoded by the exons ATGGCGCAGAAACCAAAGGCATCCTCGCTGAGTGACTCAGATTTTGTTCCTTCTGATGGTGATCAAGAGAAATCAGCTGAAGGTGAAGATGTTGAAAATGAAGGGTCACCAAGGGGCAATACACCTCCACGTTCTCCAACTCCCGAGGTAGAACTTAATGAATCTGTTCctactcctcctccttctccaacTCATACTACAATGCCAGTTTTTCTTGCTCCAATTTCACCACCCATCTCTACTCAACCTGCTTCAACCTCACCACTTCCTCCACCAGTTAGTACTTTCCCAATCTCAACTGCTCCACTACCACCTCCCACTATTTTTCAAGTCACAACAACCACTACAACCGAACCTCTGGCtcgtgtcaacgtatctgatatgggagcACCTACCGTTGGCACCGAAACCCCTATTACCCCCAAACCACTCTCACCATCTTCTTCAACCGATTCTGAACCTATTCTCAGTGGTGATAACTTTGATTTTGACTCAACCTACTACAGTCCGTATCGGCTTCAaagtgaagatgaagatgatgctcCG GTGGTTATCAAGGATTTTCTAGACACAGCTCTTCAACAGTATAGTGCTTCCATTGATAAATCTAGAAAGGCTATGGATGCCTCCACTTCTTCCTGCAAGAAAGCAACAGCAGATGTGATAGAACTTATTCATGATTCAAAGGTTTTCTTTGAATCACTCAAAGGTCACACAAACTCCAATGCTTCCAAAGTCAATGCTACTGTCGATTCGCTCTCAAAGTTGCTTCAAGAGGAGAACACGAAGTTCGACTCTGTTCGTTCTAGATTCCAAGTTGATCACACTACTTTTCTTTCTTCGGTTAACACATGCTTAGATAAGCTTTAG